A region from the Malus domestica chromosome 07, GDT2T_hap1 genome encodes:
- the LOC103406323 gene encoding dof zinc finger protein DOF3.6-like produces the protein MVFSSVPVYLDPPNWQQQQTNHHQQGGGSDQNNPQLPLVPSSEARCTSVDGGGGLGSIKPGSMCDRARMAKLPQPETALKCPRCESTNTKFCYFNNYNLSQPRHFCKTCRRYWTRGGALRSVPVGGGCRRNKRSKGGNSSRSKSPGAAGNSSSSTVNSSNSCSASDNIIGHLTHPPPPHQLPFLPSLHHLPDYGSGDMLGLNNFGINQPGDVEFQHHQYGSDRFGARPNILGMNNMSSTEHWRSSLLQQQFPNFLVNLGQPTSTTHGLYQFDGGDHQNVVQLPISKPLDHSAGNGVTTTQMANVKMEQNQALNLSRNFLGSLGNDHQYWGSSTTGTGGNAWTDLSGFTTSSSTSHLL, from the exons ATGGTTTTCTCATCCGTTCCCGTCTATCTGGATCCACCCAACTGGCAACAACAG CAAACAAATCATCATCAACAAGGAGGTGGAAGTGATCAGAATAATCCTCAGCTTCCATTGGTGCCTTCTTCAGAAGCTAGATGCACTTCTGTAGATGGCGGCGGTGGTTTGGGCTCGATTAAACCTGGATCGATGTGTGATCGAGCCCGGATGGCCAAGCTGCCGCAGCCAGAGACAGCACTGAAATGCCCTCGATGTGAATCCACAAACACAAAGTTTTGCTACTTCAACAATTACAACCTTTCCCAGCCTCGCCACTTTTGCAAGACGTGCAGGCGCTACTGGACAAGAGGAGGAGCCTTGAGAAGCGTGCCGGTGGGAGGAGGCTGCCGGAGAAATAAAAGAAGCAAAGGTGGCAACAGCAGCAGGTCAAAATCACCAGGCGCAGCTGGTAATTCTAGCTCAAGTACGGTTAATTCTTCCAACAGCTGCAGCGCTAGTGATAATATCATAGGCCATTTGACacatccaccaccaccacatcaATTGCCGTTTTTGCCCTCCTTACACCATCTTCCTGATTATGGTTCCGGGGACATGCTAGGGCTAAATAATTTTGGGATTAATCAACCTGGTGATGTTGAATTCCAACACCATCAGTACGGTTCGGACCGGTTCGGTGCAAGGCCAAATATTTTAGGCATGAATAATATGAGTAGTACTGAGCATTGGAGATCATCACTACTTCAACAGCAATTTCctaatttcttggttaatttgGGACAACCAACTAGTACTACTCATGGGTTGTACCAATTTGACGGTGGAGATCATCAAAATGTTGTCCAGCTCCCGATATCTAAGCCGTTGGATCATTCTGCGGGTAACGGAGTTACTACTACTCAGATGGCTAATGTGAAAATGGAACAGAATCAAGCACTGAATTTGTCAAGGAATTTTTTGGGAAGCCTTGGAAATGATCACCAATACTGGGGTAGTAGTACTACTGGTACTGGTGGGAATGCTTGGACTGATCTTTCTGGTTTCACAACTTCTTCTTCTACCAGCCATCTCTTGTGA